ATTAGAGAATCCTGATATATTCGAGAACCTGAATATGCTTGAAAGTTCCTAATATTCTTGGGAATCAGTCCTGATCCCTAATAAAATTCTCGACCCGACATTTTTGGGCTTTTTGCAAACCTCGAATTATTTCTGTAATTTCCCGATGTTTCCCTTTTTATAAAGTTTGGTGACGCTGAAGCAGAAACAGAAGAGAGAAGTGGGATGCAACTTACGGCTGGCACACCTTATCATACCACAAGAAGACATACAGTTGGACCTGGTGACACAGCTCATCAGCCGTCAACACCTTATCCATATAATTATAATCACAACACAGGCGATCCAACATTGCGACTCCTTCCTATACTACAGTGTAACAACACTGATCCTCAAGTGTTACCTCATACAAATTTGCCATTAAACCTTCCTCTAGTTCAACATCAGCCTCCTCAAAACTTTCAAATCAAGGATCAACATTTGTTAAAACCACCTCCCGTTATGGGAGCAAGTGAGTAGCATAACATGAACTATATTTAATGCCATCAATTATGTCCACttttaataagtatttcaacgATTGCAGCGGGAGGCTTTGGAAGAAGAGCTTCGGATGGTGGAGCTAATCTTCATGTTTTCTATCAACAACACGGTAGTAACTCTGGTAGTGGTGATGATGGGGGATGGAGTCAACCTGGCAGTAGGGAACACTTACAACCTGTAAGAGAAAAAGTAAATGTTGAATATTATTAGgttattgcatatgaaatgtccgattttgggatgcatattttataaaacatttcgatcaagaaatgcggAATTCGTAGTACAACCAGACAGGGTGAttctacagtgactcccattaatattcggacgctctaaaaaacgcgataatctttttaatattggactatacgattcaaactttttccggaagctagagcacttagttcacttgCAAttagtcggaattgtagagaaaatactaaaagatccattttacaattttttttatgtgggcctatattgaaaatttaaaaaatacgttttgtagatatgtttcaattaaacatatcctgaaaatttcgtcaaaatcggtcgacgttgcaatgagctacaagcgtttaaagatggtaaaaatggcagattgtcacgattttcggcctataacagcagtaaatctaagaattcttacatctttcaaacactgtcatttttccccgcatcaaccgatttcgatgaaactttcacaatgcatataacccacacagatctacaaaacatatttctcaaaatttcaatatagacctgcataaaaaagttgtaaaatgcaacatttagtatttcctctacaatttcggtcaaatgtaatttttgaaaaaaattttcttcacatcctgtagtaaactaattgctctagctttccaaaaaagttcaaatcgtatagtccaatatttgaatagttacggtgtttttaagagtgtccgaatattagtgggagtcactgtacatgtaaaaataaatcgagaaaaagaaataacatcgtatgcaacaacctaatactatCAGTTTGTATATCGTAACGAATTTTATATTACTTTCAGATTCCGACTGGAAGTCCAACGCTTGTACCATGTGCTCAATCGTTAAATGTAGGAGTCAATAATGGTAGCGGAGATACAAATGGCAATAACAGTGGCAGTGGTAGTGGAGGCAGTGATAGAAGACGGCGAAGCGGTCTTACTGCCGTCATGCAAAGACCAGGTATTGTGGGTTATATCTTTCAGGTATTTGCGTGCACAAATATCGGTGCACTTTATTATACCATACTTCATATCACCACGATGAGATTTTATTATTACGATTTGCTGTATCAGTTAATTTAAACGCTTGCTATATTTCTTCGTTTTTGAAGCTGTAAGTATGATCATTATGCCTTGTTCTTTTTGTTATTTCAGCATTTGTATATTgatatgttttttttattatagtgtTACTATGCatgtttccttttttttaaagagtcagtaaaaaaactgtatttttagTTAGTATGTTGCATatcaaaaatatacatttattcTAGTGTTTCATGTATATACTTCCTATATGCAATATACATTTACGCGTTTACAATAAGTGAAATAATTATCatactattttaatttattGCGCGCTATATACATTATATTCTTGAGTTTCAAATTCTTATAGATAGAATCACATTTTTTGCCCTAGATAACGTATATAAATAATCTATTTGTCAcatcttttttaatatcttttgaTTTTAGCCTTCACTTagtgttttatttgattttatttttggTTTTTGCATGGTTTTTTTGTGTCTACTGCACTGCCATGCCTCGTTGGTTGGTAATATGCATGTAGTTATAAACCCGGAAATGGTTATGGAGGTGGAAGCTAGGATGAATAGAGCTTACCTCCCATCACGGCTCTTACCGTCTCACCTTAGAGGATCGACACTTCCACATCACAGGAAGACTTCCTTGTACCATGCTAGCACTGGTAATTTTTGTGTGGTTTTTCGCATACTGTATAGATAGAAAACATTTGCTCTTAAGTGTTATTTGTTCACTATTAACATTGTTAAACGTATTGTTAATCGTAACTATGAGATTTGAGTGCATGATTAATGAAAGGAAATAATGAGACAAATTATTTGTGTCCCACTTTAATTTATAAAGGATATCAAACCTTGCAGAATAATATTTCTCTTCGTTAATAAGGATACTTGATCTCATACTTTTGGTCGAtagtgtgtatgtatgtatacagggtaGACCAAAATTCGTGGTACAAATAAGATAGTGTGACACAAAAtcgaatgaaaatgaaaaacgaCAAAATCGCGTTTCGATTTTGAGGAAAATGATTTACTATGATTGTTTTTGTATACAATAACGTGCCTCCTGTTTCCACGAGACATCTTCTACTGGTTACAAATCTTCCAAGCTAGAGTGACCGTGGAAGACGAAAATGTTataggtcagtgaattcgtTTCGGAATAGGCTACACACTCACCTGAATAAAAACATACAGTTCCATATAAAAAAAACAGAGCTGACCGTGAAATCTCGGAAGCACGTCACCTAGAGAAGATTTGTGACCACCGTAAGATGTCTCCTCCGAAACAGAgtaagttttattgaaatattttttgcaatGAGTTAtagtttcgaaaaaaattgcgtGCAAAACTGGTACACCCTGTGTATGCATTGTATGCTATGTATAAAAGTGtgattcgtgcaatttttataattaaatcaTTCAAAACTCTATTTGATTGATTTCAGTAGGTAACAGAGATTCGTATAAGGAACCAAGTGCTCATGTTGCTGCAGAACGATACTCGCCAGTTCGAAGAGCATCAGAAGGTTCCGGCCCATCTGGACCAGGAATTCAAGCACTTCAACAAGAATATCAGCAATTGCAGAGGTTAGCATCTCCGTCGCATAGTCCTGCAAGTATACCTGGATCTCCTGTACATGAGAGAGGTGTAGCAGCAATTACACAAGGTATACTTTATTTCAAGTATATTTATATTGCAACTTCTGTACTACAATTAATGTTTCATGGCAATTCATTTCCATACCTTGTTTTCTTGACAGGTTTAAGTGGTTTGACCACGACAACAGTGCAAGGCAGCATTGTGCATGGCACTCCGACGCAACCACCAGCAACACCATTAGATTTAAGCCCGTTACGGCATCATAGATCACCTGCTACAACACCTGTTAGTTATTCGCCTAGTAATAGCCCAGCTTTGGATATGATTCAAGAAGAACATCCTGTGGAAATACCAAGAGTAAGTTACTTTTAAACTATTTGAACATTCAgattattttttaaacgaaatagGAATATTCCAGTTGTATACTTTTAATTTATCTTTTTTATATGTCATAAATCtattatcatttatttattatgtgtAGTTGTAAGTAAAGAAGATACatttagaaaatattattcaattgttataattactgttgggtTGACACACGTGAAATGTTACTTTTGTTAATTTTGCATAGCCGAAATTTTTCAATCTAATAACACGAGCAAAGTAACACTTATTTAGCGCCactaatgaattaaaaattatttaaccctttgcactcgaatggcgagtctaaggcgccactaaaaattgccatttcattattcaaaacagttttaacattattaagtttgtctgtattctataaattgtaaaaagctcaacttttatataagaaaacaggtttaatttaatgtgcacaatgtaaaaagattacatagaacaaaaattaTCTGAGTTGCAACAAATATCTCGATTTTGGAATTCAagttgcttcgagtgcaaagggttaaatcgtAATATCGTTACACCtaatactgtaacttacttgTAAATTGACTTTTAAAATGTTCAAACCATGTAATAGTCGAACAGCCTGTatagaaaatgaaacatttcacaTGCATTCAATTGAATGCAATAAACGATACAATCTATAATATTcgagaaatattttcataaaatcgattctaatataatgaaaatgtttgTTGTAGGTGCCACCTCAGATATCTGTAACAGATCTCGGGGGACAAGTAACAGTTATCAGTTGTTCACCTTCGCCATCTCCATCACCCGATTCACTCGAAGATGCGTTACCTCATTACAATCCTCTTCCCAGTTTCATCATTTCCGAACCGTGTGACCCATTAAGACCGAGTATCACGCGTGGTATCGGTAGGCCATTAAATACACCAATACCGACGGAAGTCGAAGTCACTTTATCAGACGAGTCAAGTAGATTAAACAGTGAGGCTATATTAGGTCGTGTCAAACAGATTATAGACGCAAGAGCCCCACCAAAGGGATTTATCTTTAATAGAGAAGAAGTGAAGGGTAGCGGGCTTAGTTTAGAATACCCAGGCGGTGTTCAAATAGAACTCAGAGTATGTGAGTCGGAAGAGAAGGAAGTCAAAGGCATTAAAATGCGAAGAATTAGTGGGGACCAATTGCAGTATAGTCAACTTTGTCAGCAGCTGATCTCGTGCATTACCGTTTGACGACAGCCAGCTTATAATATAATGTTTTTCTTATACATTACATTCCTGGTGCCACACACACCACTCATTACAGTATTGCACATGCATGCTGCATACATACGAGCGGTACTTTAAGTATACCATTCTTTGTATCGGTACATTCATACATGTAACATTCAGTGTGCTTGACTTTCGAATGTTCTACTcctattttcctttttttctttttcattctaACTGTGTAAATCGTGGAAGAGGAAGATTTACGTTATCTCTTGTGCATAATGTGAAGTTAGAAACGGACATGTTACTACTGAAACACTTATAAAGTCTTAGAACTAGGGCTTTAAAAggcatattataaatatatacatacccATGTGCAGGCAAGACAATGTTCtgctattttttaaaacaatttgagtatTAACGGAACAGGACGATTTTCATGAAAGTTTAATCGTAATGTAcatcacatacacacacacacatacacatacacattctcacacacacacacaccattCCTTTTTGTAGAATGTTTGTCTTCATGTTAGAAGTTGTTAGATAGTGAATTCATAATTTACTGTTTAAATCGTCATCAGGTGCCCTTTTTAGCTTAGGTAAGGAAAGAGTCTTTTGTACCGGATTAGATGGCAAAGCATTTTcatgatatatacatatatctttctGACGTAGCCAGGGATCTTTTATATgggatttattatatttattcaattGTCATTGCaaccattttaatttcatgatgCATATACACATATTCCATGTTTGTAAATACTATTTTACAAAGATCATACAATCTTTCTGTTTTCCTTTTATGTTAATTGGGACTGGAAGAATTGCCTTCTTTTTATCTGGTACAAATACCACtttgttgaataatttaatttttaatagctagaAATGTATACATAATCTTTCATACGTAGCGCAAACACATTATTGTGATTTGTAGTTCAAAAACTACACAGACTGAGTTACGATTGTAAATCTTTCTCTTTTAAAAATGTCGGTATATTTCGTTTGTGCAGTTTATCAGTGAATACGAATAGAAATTGTCTAATACGTGCTTTTTTAAAACGTGCTTTTCAACTATTGCGCTGTACAAACCATTTAATTGTCACTATTTAAAAAGGAAAGTATGCAATCTAGCTCTTCTCGTGTAACCAAAGAGTTCAGTTggttttattaaagaaaaaaaaaacaaaaagatgATAACGTGCATCCAATAGAAATCGCTAGTTAACGCAGAATGAAATTGTAACTAGGCTGGCACATATTCTTATTATTATGTTACAATGGTTAGAGATAAAAGACATTATATTAGTGTCGTGTATGGAAGAAATAGAAGATTTAATTCACATATGTAAACAaggtatttttctaaatttacttgtttataaagtaagcAGAAAGAAGTATGTAAACAACATTTTTCGTCTAAGGTGCAAGTGACAATGTATACTTTGCAGAATACAACTTATACATAGCTTTTTCCAGTAGATGTAACTATTGTTTTTGTTTTAGGATATTATACTTCAAGAATTTATCCGTATTACGTTTCTGAAAAGTTAGAAACTGATCTTTTTCTTTTCAATGCATATGATTACATAATTAAAAgaatagtatacatattaaatataaagtTCCATTCTGCAAACAAAATAACAGGACATTGTACTTGCACTAATACATTTTCTGTTAGAGTATTCCAACTTTAATCATGGGTTAAATTGAGTTCGTTGGAAGTGACGGTACACTTCTACACTTATGTAAATAACGAAATTCAATGTAAATACATGATACGTACTATTTAAAGATCTCTGAAATGAACATTATGTAGGCTATTCTATTTGAGCTAACTATTTTTAATACACCGATTCATTGGATCTTTGTTAACATGTGAATGTCTTTAACAGTATATTTTACTATACATTTTCCTATAGTAATTGTGTATATACTGGCTATGCATCTAAATATCGTGACTCGGTTTTAAAAAAGAACCAAAGGTGCGTTTACATTATTTAAATCAAAACGTAAATGAATTTACCTGTTTCCTAATTACACGAACAAATTATTTCATTAGTTAGCTAAGTGAGAGTAGCCTTTTTAAATCATGTAATGTCCAATTTCCATCATTTATAGAACAAAtgattgtttattaatttgttcataattttaattgttaattttgaaagtttatatcattgaataatttTCACGAAAATTATTATGCTCGGACACGTGCATTGTTTGTTAGTATCATAGTGGGAATATACCATagaatattgtattgtattctaTAGCTATATCCACGAATGTTATGCAAATTACTATACAAAAACGTTTTGTATTTGATATAAATAGTATATTTGATTATAAATCTCTgtaacatatattttattttaaacagtTTATAATATGTTGAGAACATATCTATTAGTCATATATTAACTGCGTATTAGATTACAAAAAGAACAAAATTCTTCGTGAAAACATATGCTAAAGCAATAATTTATGTCTATGCGAGactttttctataaaattatattttaaacgTTTTTGTATATTTCTTATCGATACCAAATTTTATAGAAAGTTTCACACATAGAAATATCTTATTTATGAACCAAAAAATATTCTGTACTGATGGAAATTGGGTAAGTAATGTTATCAATTACGCACAATAGTGCATACCATTGGAAAGTGTAGACCAACATAATCCAAGTTATTGTACATAACACAGTATACATAATTCTTTATTTAGGATACATACAGTGTGTATGTATGCAAAACAAACTATGTACATTATAAACATCTGCTATATGGATAGGATACAGATAGTATTTTCTGCTGTCAATTCTTCAACTAAGACTGTGATTTTTAAATATACTAATGGCTAGGTAGATACAATACATATTGAttgaatatgataaaataaaaataaaagaaatattcaAGACATAGGCatttttaatgtttctatcTAGTATGTAATATTTCAGAGGTATATAACTATGTCTCTTGTTATCATTTAAATAATGTGCTATAGAATGTCCCTTACAATAAGAAATTGCTATCACCTATTAGTATAATCACTAATAGTAAATTTTACAAAACATCAATTTTGActcatatattataattatggtAAACAAAATAGAGAAATTGAGAATTTCattgtgaaaattaaaataaactatTGTATAAGCCTCAAAACAATAGTTATTATTTATGATTATCAATGTTCAGTAACAGAATTACTTTTTACTTCAGCtggtaattattataaataatttatgtaacctaagaattgtttcataaaattgtttaatatcaTTATAATGTTTAATATCATTAGTAACACACAAGGTGATGTGCACACTTTATATATATCCTTTAAAATTTATGAAACGGTTACTTTTTcgcattaaaaatatttcgcCAGAAAGCATCGACTTTAGCGGTTAACTATTTACATATATCGTTCCGACGTATTTAAATGAAGCAGAGAAGAAAGTGTTTTTTAATATACTTAGAATCATTCAACATTACATGCTGTGAATAAGTATAGGGAAGACAAATTTTTAGAGTTGACGCAACATGGGATGTTGAAAcatatttacatacactaaAATCGAATAATTTTCAAAACTACTGCCAGGTAGGAACATATCCACTTATATAGAGCAAcacattaaacaatttataaaaagcATTTGGTCTAACTGATCGTTAATaaattaaagatttaataaatatcattATTTTGCATTTGAAACGTTCCAACTTTATCCCGATCTATTAACATAACCTATTCTTTCAGTGTTATTGTTTACATAAATACTTTTAAATAGATAGACCATGGACGTTTATAAGTACAAGTTTACGTCTTTAtggattattatttataattgatAAAAGCAGAAATTACATAGAAACCTACTATCGCAATTAGTTGTGTGATATATTAGGAAAGAATATTCAGTATACGTTCAATTTAATGTTTAActttattgaaattgtctttTACTAAACTGTATTGAGGAGTGCATTTGACATATATGTATAAGGGTCTACCGTTTATTTACGATAAACAGTAAAAATTtactttcttaattttttaagtAACTACAGAAGAACTGTCATTATTAATTCTATATAGAATGGAGGTAATCGAACTTGTCTCGGATGAAGAAACTATAGAAGACAATACAAAAGGAAACAAGAGTTCTAAACTTTACAACAGTAATTGTATAAATTTCCAATGTTCGTCCGGGGTAGACATGAGATCAGCTCCTTCGTTTGCATGCTCTTACTACGGTGTGAATacagagaagaagaaaaaacgtATGAtatgtaaaaaatgttttaactcTGCATTAGACCATCAAAAGGTATGGTTACGAAATAATATGATGAACAGAACATTTCATTTCACGTTTATATTGATACATTGATTTTCGTAGCAATTAGTCGCAGCTTTTGTGGATCGTAAGCCACTGCTAAAATGTGAATTTCCGGATCATACGATGGAAGTCGAAATATCTGATAGTGATGAATCGGAcgatgaaaaaaagaaagacacaAGTGATGAAGGTGAGATGAAGAGAAACAGAATTTAAACtgaattgaaaaaaatgttgattaACATTCCATTCTATTGCAGAGAAATATCTGCCAGAGGAGCTGCTCGAGGGTATCGAGGAAATGTTCGAAAGTACTTTAAGAAAGGTTTACATCAAATATGATGTTGATTATCAAATCAATGAATCTCATGATATACTAAAAGAgcagtggaataaaataaatgGTACACCATTATTTTGTAGAGAATTTAtagttacatacatatatttattatacatgtataatatCATGATCACAcgatatcattttttaaaacagaaGAGACAGAAGCTTTGGACAAAACAGTTAAAGATTTAATGCATACTATGGACACGTTGCGTAACAATTTATACAATGACTTCAGACCACAAATTCAAATGTTACAAGAGCTTCAAATAGAAGATGCAATTTCGGATAATACTTTGTATCCATTGGTGGCAACAAAGAAAGTTACGCAAGTACGAGTGTCGCCTGCAATGCTACAAGATAGTCAACCAGAGATATTACCTATTGATCAAGACAATAGACAAGTTTTAGCTTTGGATTTACCTCCACCTGGTCCGCTTGTGAAACCACAAGTTGACGTGGATAGTGTTGTGTATATCATGAAGCATCCACTTATGCCATGGATTAAAGCAAAGGTTGATAAATCAACTGttctaatattttgttaaaatacgagtttttttaaaatacattGACATTCAATCGCTgttctattccaatttattaGGTGCAAACTATCGTTTCAAAAAGTCCATTGCATTGTCGTGTGAAGTTATTGCAAAAGAAGTACAATTCAATCGTGAAATCTGTTTTTGGCAAACAAGTTGCACCCGCCGTAACTAGTCAAGTAATAATTCCCGTCGGTACAAGAGTAGTTGCAGTTTTTCGGGATGTTACGTCTAGTAACTTTTACAGTGGTGTGATAGCCGAAACACCAAAAGCtacaaacaaatacaggtatgcCTGTTGATTAAATATAGGATTATACAAGTTAAATCTTTCCTTAATACAATCTTCTTTCAATGATTaggtatttgatattttttgaTGATGGGTACGCTCAGTATGTTGAGCACAGACATATTTATTTAGTTGGTGAATCCTCTGTCAAGGTGTGGGAAGATATACCTCACGA
This genomic stretch from Lasioglossum baleicum chromosome 4, iyLasBale1, whole genome shotgun sequence harbors:
- the LOC143207832 gene encoding serine/threonine-protein kinase SIK3 isoform X6; its protein translation is MASATTSHNEVSQEFSVNKLIRVGYYDLEKTIGKGNFAVVKMATHVVTKSKVAIKIIDKTKLNEENLAKIFREVHIMKRLRHPHIIRLYQVMETEKMIYLVTEYAPGGEIFDHLVRNGRMPEPEARRIFRQIVLAVRYLHQQRVVHRDLKAENLLLDADNNIKLADFGFSNEYTPGVPLSTWCGSPPYAAPEIFEGKQYDGPRADVWSLGVVLYVLVCGALPFDGPTMQLLRSVVISGKFRIPFFMSAECEKLIRHMLVVEPERRLSISQILAHSWMGGDGVTEPEPGGCNSENVPLQLNQLVIENMLRLPGLSADTLLKAVQGNAFDHVSAIYNLLVDRLEPTMPSLPSIQSLPGDYAPDGAHQLEKFGDAEAETEERSGMQLTAGTPYHTTRRHTVGPGDTAHQPSTPYPYNYNHNTGDPTLRLLPILQCNNTDPQVLPHTNLPLNLPLVQHQPPQNFQIKDQHLLKPPPVMGATGGFGRRASDGGANLHVFYQQHGSNSGSGDDGGWSQPGSREHLQPIPTGSPTLVPCAQSLNVGVNNGSGDTNGNNSGSGSGGSDRRRRSGLTAVMQRPERYSPVRRASEGSGPSGPGIQALQQEYQQLQRLASPSHSPASIPGSPVHERGVAAITQGLSGLTTTTVQGSIVHGTPTQPPATPLDLSPLRHHRSPATTPVSYSPSNSPALDMIQEEHPVEIPRVPPQISVTDLGGQVTVISCSPSPSPSPDSLEDALPHYNPLPSFIISEPCDPLRPSITRGIGRPLNTPIPTEVEVTLSDESSRLNSEAILGRVKQIIDARAPPKGFIFNREEVKGSGLSLEYPGGVQIELRVCESEEKEVKGIKMRRISGDQLQYSQLCQQLISCITV
- the LOC143207832 gene encoding serine/threonine-protein kinase SIK3 isoform X4; translation: MASATTSHNEVSQEFSVNKLIRVGYYDLEKTIGKGNFAVVKMATHVVTKSKVAIKIIDKTKLNEENLAKIFREVHIMKRLRHPHIIRLYQVMETEKMIYLVTEYAPGGEIFDHLVRNGRMPEPEARRIFRQIVLAVRYLHQQRVVHRDLKAENLLLDADNNIKLADFGFSNEYTPGVPLSTWCGSPPYAAPEIFEGKQYDGPRADVWSLGVVLYVLVCGALPFDGPTMQLLRSVVISGKFRIPFFMSAECEKLIRHMLVVEPERRLSISQILAHSWMGGDGVTEPEPGGCNSENVPLQLNQLVIENMLRLPGLSADTLLKAVQGNAFDHVSAIYNLLVDRLEPTMPSLPSIQSLPGDYAPDGAHQLEKFGDAEAETEERSGMQLTAGTPYHTTRRHTVGPGDTAHQPSTPYPYNYNHNTGDPTLRLLPILQCNNTDPQVLPHTNLPLNLPLVQHQPPQNFQIKDQHLLKPPPVMGATGGFGRRASDGGANLHVFYQQHGSNSGSGDDGGWSQPGSREHLQPIPTGSPTLVPCAQSLNVGVNNGSGDTNGNNSGSGSGGSDRRRRSGLTAVMQRPVGNRDSYKEPSAHVAAERYSPVRRASEGSGPSGPGIQALQQEYQQLQRLASPSHSPASIPGSPVHERGVAAITQGLSGLTTTTVQGSIVHGTPTQPPATPLDLSPLRHHRSPATTPVSYSPSNSPALDMIQEEHPVEIPRVPPQISVTDLGGQVTVISCSPSPSPSPDSLEDALPHYNPLPSFIISEPCDPLRPSITRGIGRPLNTPIPTEVEVTLSDESSRLNSEAILGRVKQIIDARAPPKGFIFNREEVKGSGLSLEYPGGVQIELRVCESEEKEVKGIKMRRISGDQLQYSQLCQQLISCITV
- the LOC143207832 gene encoding serine/threonine-protein kinase SIK3 isoform X2 codes for the protein MASATTSHNEVSQEFSVNKLIRVGYYDLEKTIGKGNFAVVKMATHVVTKSKVAIKIIDKTKLNEENLAKIFREVHIMKRLRHPHIIRLYQVMETEKMIYLVTEYAPGGEIFDHLVRNGRMPEPEARRIFRQIVLAVRYLHQQRVVHRDLKAENLLLDADNNIKLADFGFSNEYTPGVPLSTWCGSPPYAAPEIFEGKQYDGPRADVWSLGVVLYVLVCGALPFDGPTMQLLRSVVISGKFRIPFFMSAECEKLIRHMLVVEPERRLSISQILAHSWMGGDGVTEPEPGGCNSENVPLQLNQLVIENMLRLPGLSADTLLKAVQGNAFDHVSAIYNLLVDRLEPTMPSLPSIQSLPGDYAPDGAHQLEKFGDAEAETEERSGMQLTAGTPYHTTRRHTVGPGDTAHQPSTPYPYNYNHNTGDPTLRLLPILQCNNTDPQVLPHTNLPLNLPLVQHQPPQNFQIKDQHLLKPPPVMGATGGFGRRASDGGANLHVFYQQHGSNSGSGDDGGWSQPGSREHLQPIPTGSPTLVPCAQSLNVGVNNGSGDTNGNNSGSGSGGSDRRRRSGLTAVMQRPVINPEMVMEVEARMNRAYLPSRLLPSHLRGSTLPHHRKTSLYHASTGNRDSYKEPSAHVAAERYSPVRRASEGSGPSGPGIQALQQEYQQLQRLASPSHSPASIPGSPVHERGVAAITQGLSGLTTTTVQGSIVHGTPTQPPATPLDLSPLRHHRSPATTPVSYSPSNSPALDMIQEEHPVEIPRVPPQISVTDLGGQVTVISCSPSPSPSPDSLEDALPHYNPLPSFIISEPCDPLRPSITRGIGRPLNTPIPTEVEVTLSDESSRLNSEAILGRVKQIIDARAPPKGFIFNREEVKGSGLSLEYPGGVQIELRVCESEEKEVKGIKMRRISGDQLQYSQLCQQLISCITV
- the LOC143207832 gene encoding serine/threonine-protein kinase SIK3 isoform X3 translates to MASATTSHNEVSQEFSVNKLIRVGYYDLEKTIGKGNFAVVKMATHVVTKSKVAIKIIDKTKLNEENLAKIFREVHIMKRLRHPHIIRLYQVMETEKMIYLVTEYAPGGEIFDHLVRNGRMPEPEARRIFRQIVLAVRYLHQQRVVHRDLKAENLLLDADNNIKLADFGFSNEYTPGVPLSTWCGSPPYAAPEIFEGKQYDGPRADVWSLGVVLYVLVCGALPFDGPTMQLLRSVVISGKFRIPFFMSAECEKLIRHMLVVEPERRLSISQILAHSWMGGDGVTEPEPGGCNSENVPLQLNQLVIENMLRLPGLSADTLLKAVQGNAFDHVSAIYNLLVDRLEPTMPSLPSIQSLPGDYAPDGAHQLEKFGDAEAETEERSGMQLTAGTPYHTTRRHTVGPGDTAHQPSTPYPYNYNHNTGDPTLRLLPILQCNNTDPQVLPHTNLPLNLPLVQHQPPQNFQIKDQHLLKPPPVMGATGGFGRRASDGGANLHVFYQQHGSNSGSGDDGGWSQPGSREHLQPIPTGSPTLVPCAQSLNVGVNNGSGDTNGNNSGSGSGGSDRRRRSGLTAVMQRPVINPEMVMEVEARMNRAYLPSRLLPSHLRGSTLPHHRKTSLYHASTERYSPVRRASEGSGPSGPGIQALQQEYQQLQRLASPSHSPASIPGSPVHERGVAAITQGLSGLTTTTVQGSIVHGTPTQPPATPLDLSPLRHHRSPATTPVSYSPSNSPALDMIQEEHPVEIPRVPPQISVTDLGGQVTVISCSPSPSPSPDSLEDALPHYNPLPSFIISEPCDPLRPSITRGIGRPLNTPIPTEVEVTLSDESSRLNSEAILGRVKQIIDARAPPKGFIFNREEVKGSGLSLEYPGGVQIELRVCESEEKEVKGIKMRRISGDQLQYSQLCQQLISCITV
- the LOC143207832 gene encoding serine/threonine-protein kinase SIK3 isoform X1 encodes the protein MASATTSHNEVSQEFSVNKLIRVGYYDLEKTIGKGNFAVVKMATHVVTKSKVAIKIIDKTKLNEENLAKIFREVHIMKRLRHPHIIRLYQVMETEKMIYLVTEYAPGGEIFDHLVRNGRMPEPEARRIFRQIVLAVRYLHQQRVVHRDLKAENLLLDADNNIKLADFGFSNEYTPGVPLSTWCGSPPYAAPEIFEGKQYDGPRADVWSLGVVLYVLVCGALPFDGPTMQLLRSVVISGKFRIPFFMSAECEKLIRHMLVVEPERRLSISQILAHSWMGGDGVTEPEPGGCNSENVPLQLNQLVIENMLRLPGLSADTLLKAVQGNAFDHVSAIYNLLVDRLEPTMPSLPSIQSLPGDYAPDGAHQLEKFGDAEAETEERSGMQLTAGTPYHTTRRHTVGPGDTAHQPSTPYPYNYNHNTGDPTLRLLPILQCNNTDPQVLPHTNLPLNLPLVQHQPPQNFQIKDQHLLKPPPVMGATGGFGRRASDGGANLHVFYQQHGSNSGSGDDGGWSQPGSREHLQPIPTGSPTLVPCAQSLNVGVNNGSGDTNGNNSGSGSGGSDRRRRSGLTAVMQRPVINPEMVMEVEARMNRAYLPSRLLPSHLRGSTLPHHRKTSLYHASTVGNRDSYKEPSAHVAAERYSPVRRASEGSGPSGPGIQALQQEYQQLQRLASPSHSPASIPGSPVHERGVAAITQGLSGLTTTTVQGSIVHGTPTQPPATPLDLSPLRHHRSPATTPVSYSPSNSPALDMIQEEHPVEIPRVPPQISVTDLGGQVTVISCSPSPSPSPDSLEDALPHYNPLPSFIISEPCDPLRPSITRGIGRPLNTPIPTEVEVTLSDESSRLNSEAILGRVKQIIDARAPPKGFIFNREEVKGSGLSLEYPGGVQIELRVCESEEKEVKGIKMRRISGDQLQYSQLCQQLISCITV